The Jiangella alba genome includes the window TGCGTCCGCTGCTGGAGGTCATCGCCCTGGGTCCTGGTGACGTGCCCGGCGCCGTCGAGGGCGGCGCCGACCGCCTCGAGGTCGTCGCCGACATGGACGCCGACGGCCTCACCCCGTCCCTCGACATCGTCCGCGACCTCAAACGCGCCTGCGACCTGCCGCTGCGGGTCATGCTGCGGTCCAACGACGGCTTCTCCACCAGCGGCTCGGAGCTGGCCCGGCTGCGCATCGCCGCCCACCAGCTGGCGAACGCCGGCGCCGACGGCTTCGTGCTCGGCTTCCTCGGCCTCAACGCCGAGATCGACGTCGAGGCGACGCTGGCGCTGGCCGACGAGCTGGACGGGCGGCCGTGGACGTTCCACCGCGCCATCGACCACTGCCTCGACCTCGACGACGCGTGGGCGGTCGTGCCCGGGCTGCCCGGCCTCGACGCCGTCCTGACCGCCGGCTCGGCGCGCGGCGTCGGCTCCGGCCTGGACGAGTTGTGCACGCGCGCGACCGGCTCGCCGGCAGCGGCCGACGTCATCATGGCCGGCGGCGGCCTCGAGCCCGACCACGTGCCGTGGCTGGCCCGGGCCGGCGTCCGCCAGTTCCACGTGGGCAGCCGGGTCCGTCCGGGCGGCTCGTGGAAGGCCTACATCGACGCCGGGCTGGTGCGGTCGTGGCGCGTCCTCATCGACGACGCCGTGGCGGCGGCGCTGTGACGATCCTGGTCGACCCGCCGGCCTGGCCCGGCCACGGCCGCCTGTGGTCGCACCTCGCGTCGGACGAGTCGTTCGAAGAGCTGCACGCGTTCGCGGCGCGGCTGGGGCTGCCCGCCCGCGGCTTCGACGGCGACCACTACGACCTGATGGAGTCGGACTACCAGCGCGCCATCGACGCCGGTGCGGCCCCTATCAGCAGCCGCGAGCTGGTCACCCGGCTGACCAGAGCCGGGCTGCGCCGCCGCAAGCAGCGCCGGCGGCCCTGACCCGAGGCCGCCTGCCCTCGGCGGCGGCGCGGCGTTGGCGCCGATGCCGACAACCGTTCCGGTCGGGTGACGCGGGTGCCAAGAGTTGGCGCTGGTGTCACCTGGTCCGATGGAGGGTGCGACGATCCGCGCCACGGGCCGGCGGCCGGCTCGTTCCGACGACGTCACGTGCCGAAGGCGCGGAGCAGGACGAGCTCGGTCCGCAGGTTGTGCCGGGCCCGGGCCTCCCAGCGGCGTCGGCCGTCGTCGGTGTGGAACAGCGCCGGACGGTCCAGCAGACCGGCCAGCACGTCGGCCCGGCCGGCGGCGAAGTCGGCGTCGGACACGTGCGCGTAGTCGGCCCGGACGGCGGACGCGTAGGCCGCGTAGTCGGACGGTGTGCCCGCCAGCACGGCGAGGTCGGCGTCGCAGAGCACCGCGCCGTTGCCGTCGCCGGGCGCGGGGTCGTGGCCGGCGGTGAGCAGCACCAGCCGCTCGACCTCGTCGACCTGCGTTACCGGCCGGCCGAGCGACGTCAGCACCTCGCGGGCCAGCCGTGCGCTGGCCGCTTCGTCGTCGCCCGGGCGGCCGTCGTAGACGGCGTCGTGGAACCAGGCGGCGAACCGGACGGCGTCGGGGTCGGCCGCGGCGCCGGCGAGCTCGTCGACCGCGGCCAGGACGGCGGCGAGGTGGCCGGTCGCGTGGTAGTGACGGTGCGGCTCGCTCCAGCGGGCCAGCAGGGCGGTCCCCGCCTCGGCCGCCGCGGGGGAGTCGCCGGCCAGCGTGGCCCAGCGCCGCTCGAGATCGTCCATGGATCCATTCTCGTTGTAGAATGTGCGAAGCACAGGGTTCCGTGCGCGACCTGGTGGTGGGGAGGCGCGCCGCCGAAGCGTTCCTCCGGAGTCCCTGTGTCCCCTCTCGCCTCGTACCGCCGGCTGCTCTCGCTGGCCGGCATTGGGTACGTCGTCGTCGCCTTCCTCGGCCGGCTGCCGCTGGCCATGAGCCAGATGGGCACGCTGCTGCTGGTGTCCGACGCCACCGGCCGGTACGCCGCCGGTGGCCTGGCCGCCGGCGCGCTGGCCGTCGCCAACGCCGTCGGGGCCCCGCTGGCCGGTGGCATCGCCGACCGCGTCGGGCAGCGGCCGGTCGTGCTGGCCCAGTCGC containing:
- a CDS encoding copper homeostasis protein CutC, which produces MRPLLEVIALGPGDVPGAVEGGADRLEVVADMDADGLTPSLDIVRDLKRACDLPLRVMLRSNDGFSTSGSELARLRIAAHQLANAGADGFVLGFLGLNAEIDVEATLALADELDGRPWTFHRAIDHCLDLDDAWAVVPGLPGLDAVLTAGSARGVGSGLDELCTRATGSPAAADVIMAGGGLEPDHVPWLARAGVRQFHVGSRVRPGGSWKAYIDAGLVRSWRVLIDDAVAAAL
- a CDS encoding DUF4031 domain-containing protein, translating into MTILVDPPAWPGHGRLWSHLASDESFEELHAFAARLGLPARGFDGDHYDLMESDYQRAIDAGAAPISSRELVTRLTRAGLRRRKQRRRP
- a CDS encoding HD domain-containing protein translates to MDDLERRWATLAGDSPAAAEAGTALLARWSEPHRHYHATGHLAAVLAAVDELAGAAADPDAVRFAAWFHDAVYDGRPGDDEAASARLAREVLTSLGRPVTQVDEVERLVLLTAGHDPAPGDGNGAVLCDADLAVLAGTPSDYAAYASAVRADYAHVSDADFAAGRADVLAGLLDRPALFHTDDGRRRWEARARHNLRTELVLLRAFGT